The Longimicrobiaceae bacterium genomic sequence GCCTACCTGGCGTCGTGGCTCGACGAGCCGCTCGACCCCGCCTGGGGCACCGGCGCCCGCCGTGCCGCGGTGCGCAGCTGCGCCCGCAACCTCTTCCGCCGCGGCACGCCGGGCGCCGTGCGCGCCGCGCTCCGCCTCCACCTGGCCAACCGGCTGGGGGTGGACGAGGCGACGCTCGACCCGGCGCCCTTCGTGTGGGAGCACTTCCGCTCGCGCCTCCCCGCCCGCGCCGACACGCCGGGCTCCGCCCCCGGCGCGCTCTTCGGCGCCGAGATCCTGCGCCGCCTGCGCCTGGGCGCGTCCGCCCTGGGCGAGGGGACGCTGCGCGACCTGGGCGCTCCCGAGACCGACGCCGTCACCCTGCACGCGCACCGCTTCTCCGTGGTGCTCCCCCGCGCGCTGGTGCCCACGGCGGCCGACGAGCAGGCGCTGCGTGCCGTGCTGCGGCGCGAGCAGCCGGCCGGCACCGAGGGCGACCTGGTGCTGGTGGAGCCGCGGATGCGCGTGGGCGCCCAGGCCACGCTGGGCGTGGACACCGTGCTGGGCGTCTATCCCCGGGCACGCCTGGCCGTCGACGGCGGCGACGGGGCCGCCGCGCGGCTGGACTACGACTGCCTGCTCGCCGACGCCGAGCCCGGCACCCACCCCGACACGCCGGTGGTGGGCGGCGGCGGCGGCGTCCTTCCCTGGCGCATCTCCTGACCTCCACCCGAGCGAACGCCATGAGCCGAGCGAACGACCCCTACGACCCGTGCGCGGGCGAGGCCAGCGGCGAGCCGGGATGCGCACGCCCGACGCTGGAGCGGCTGCGCTTCTGGAACGGCCGCTTCCTGGTCGCGCGCGACCTGCGCGACCAGCAGGACGACCTGGTCCGGCGGCTGGAGTACCACCAGCACTTCGCCCACGGCTCCGGCATCCTCTGCGGGTTCCGGCTCCGGGAGCACCCGCGCGACGACTGCGAGCGCGACTGGGTGGTGGTGGACGGCGGGATGGCGTACGACTGCTGCGGACGCACGCTGTGGATGCCCGAGCCGCGCGCCGTCCGCATCCCCCGCCCCGCCGCCCCGGCCGGCGAGGCGCCGCCGGGCGGCGCGGAGCCGGGCGGCGCGGAGCCGCCGCAGCCGCCGCTGGCCGCGCCCGGTGAACCGGGGCAGGCGCGCGACGCCGCGGACGATCCGCGCGACCGGCAGGCGGACGATGGCCACGGCGGCCATGGCCATCATCATGACCACCCCGATCACCACGACGATCACGGCCACGGCCACCACGGCGCGGGATCGGGGGAGGATCCGGTCATGCCCGAGCCGCAGTTCTTCCTCGTCGCGCGGCGCAAGGACCGGCCGGCGGACCCGATGCCCGCGCTGTACGCCGACGACCTGGGCGAGCCGGTGCGGCAGGAGTACGGCCGCATCCGCGAAGAGGTGGAGATCGAGGTGGTCCCCGCCGCCGCGGTGTCGCAGGGGTGCTGGCCGCGCCCCAGCCCGGTGACGCCCGAAGACTGCACCCGCGGGCTCGACGACGACTGCGAGGGCGAGGCGGGCGACACCGTGCCCTGCGGGCTGGGGTGCGCCTGCGGCGACCAGGTGGTGCTGGCCGGCCTCTGGCGCGACGCGCGGGGGGTGCTGCGGTGGGACCTGACGCACCGCAAGGTGCTGATCCCGCCGTCGGAGCTCACCCGCATCACCGGCGTCAACTGGCCACACGGGGGCGAGGTGAGGCTCGGCCACCTGAGGAAGCAGATGAACGGGCAGCTCATCGTCCGCTTCTCGCGCCGCCTGCGCCCGGCGGAGGGAGACCGGCGAGGGATCAACCCGATGACCTTCGAGCTCTCCTACCTGGGCGAGTCGGGGACGTGGAAGCAGGTGATGCCGGACCCGGGCGATCCCGGCGAGCGCAATCCCACGCTCTCGTCCAACCGGCGGTGCGCCGTGTTCCAGATCCCCAGGGACCTGCTGGACGGGCGCTACAGCCTGGCCGGGACCACCGTGCGCGTCCGCGTCCTGGGAGACTTCCTGCTCGACTGCCACCGCCGCCCCGTGAGCGCCGCCCACACCGGCGGCGACGTGAACGGCCGCGGCAGCGGCAACGGCGTGCCGGGCGGCACCTTCGAGAGCTGGTTCTACGTCCGCAACTCGTGGAAGGAAGACGACCGATGAGCGCCACGGCCTCTCGAAGCGGCGGGTGCGGCTGCGGCGGCGCCGCCGGCAGGACCGCCGGGTACGGGTGCGACGACACCCAGCCGCGCCAGGTGATGGGCGGCTGCACCTGCGCCGAGCCCCTGCGCTGCGGCGTCCCCTGCCTGGAGCGCCCCCTGTTCAGCGCCGGGCAGCTGCTCACCGCCGACTCGCTGCGCCTGGGCCAGCGCTATCTCCACGACCGCTTCGCCCTGCGCCGCTACCTGGACGGCGTGGGCGTCGTCTGCGGGATGCACGTGCGCTGCGACCCCGAGCGCCCCGGCTGGATCATCGTGGACGCCGGCTACGCCGTGGACGCCTGCGGCGGCGACCTGGCGCTCTGCGAGCCGGTGGGCTTCGACCTGTGCGCCGCGGTGAACGCGTGCCCCCGCCCCACGCTCCCCTGCGGCGACGACGTGGCCCCGGCGCAGCAGGTGGAGACCGGGCCGCTGGAGCTGGGTCCCGTGTTCCCCGGCACCACCCAGCCCGGGAAGCTCCTGGCGGTGCTCACCGGGCGCGTGTTCGACAGCACCGGCGCCCCGCTGGCCGGGGCCGTTATCCACCTCGACGGCTTCCCGTTCCAGGCGCAGACTGGCACGGATGGCGCCTACCGGCTGGAGTTGGAAGCGAACCGCATCTTCACCGTCAGCGCGACGCAGCCCGGGTACCGGGTGGCCACCCGCTCCGCCATGCTGGCGCTGAACCAGATCACCACGGCCGACTTCCCCCTGGTGCGGCCGCAGCCGGCGACACCCCAGCCGCCGGCCGACACCACCTGCGTGTACGTGCTGCGCGCCGAGCCGGTGTGGGAGGGGTGCGACCCGGTGCCGGTGGTCACCCGCCCGGGCCCGGCCGATCCCCGGCCCGAGTGCCGGCCCTCGCGCGAGGCTGCGTCCATGCGCCTGTGCGTGCAGCCGCTGGCCGAGCCCAATCCCGAGGCGCGCGCGGCCGACCGCACTGACCGCTTCCGCCGCCTGGGGCAGCCGCTGTTCGAGCGGCTTGGCACCGCGCTGGAGGCGGGCGGCAAGCCGGCCGAGACCGTAGTGGACGCGCTGCTGCGCTGGGTGCGCGAAAACCCGCCGCGCTCCGTCTGCGGCACCGCCACGCTGCTCTCCGAGCTGCGCCGCGCCATCCGGGGCGAGCCGCCGAAGTGCGACCTCCCCGAGTGGGTGCGCCGCAACCCCGGCCACGCGCTGGTGGAGATCGTGGGCCATCTGGTGGACGACCTGCGCGAGGGGTTCCTGGCGCTGGCCTGCCACGACTGCGCGCCCCACCCCGGCGTGCGCCTGGCTCACGTGGTGATCGACCCGCGGCTGGCCGGGTGCTCCGGCACCGGCTGCCACATCGCCGGGATCGACACTCATCCTCCCGCGCGCGAGGCGCTGCACCCGCTGGGCACCTGGTGGCGCGGCGACCGGGTGCCGCTCTACGACGGCTATTTCCGCCCCGTACACGACGCCGCAGTGCTCCTCACCGGCCGCGGGCTGACCGTTACCCCGCGCGACGCCGCCCAAGCCCCGTACACGCCCGAGATGAACTACCTGGTGCGCGGATGGTTCGAGGAGAGTGAGGGCGGCGGCCAGCTCCGCCGGCTGGGCGTGTACCAGCAGGCCGAGCTGTACGCGGGCTACGCGTCGAGGGTGGTGCTGTGGACCGTCGCGGGCCGCGTGGTGTGCATCGAGACCCTCACCCCCGGGGGCGAGAACCTGCCCCGCTTCTCCTGTGTCGAGTACCTGACTGGCCCGCTGACCATGCAGGCCGAGCCGCTGCGCGGCGAGGTCAGCCAGGAGGTGTCGACGCCGACGGAGATGGAGGCCGCGGCCCTGCGTGACCGGTCCAGCGTGCTGGCCGAGGAAACCGCGGCGACGGCGGCGGGCGGTGGCGGAGTCGTGATGGCCCCGCCGACGCTACTCGCGGCGCTGGACCCAGCCCCGCTGGAGAAGCTGATCACCGGCATCGGCCTCAAGAGCGAAGCGGAGTTCTTCCGCCAGGGGATCCGCACCCTCACGCAGCTGGCCGCGGCCGACTACCAGAACGTGCACGCCGCGCTCGGCGGGAGGTTCCCCCTGGCGCCCGAGATGTTCGCGGCGATGCGCGAGCAGGCGCGGGAGTACATGGACGGCTCGCGCACCGTGCCCTGGGCCGACCTGCAGCTCTGGGCCGCCGCCGCGCGCGCGCGGCTGGACCCGGTCGACGGGAGGACGGCATGAGCACGGCCAACGGCACCGGCGCGCAGCCCCCACTGGCGCGCAACGACTACCGCGAGGGGCAGATCCTGCGCGCCCGCGACCTGGAGCGCGAGAGCGGCTACTTCCTGGCGCGCGGCCGGCAGCACGTCGCGCTCGCGCACATCCCCGGCATCCTGCACGGCTTGCAGCTGAACGTGTTCGAGCGGGGGACCGAGAACGGGCTGGACGAGGCGAAGCTCGCGGAGAAGGGGGCCACGCCGCTGGACCTGTACGTGGAGGCGGGTGTGGCGGTGGACGCGTACGGCCGCCTGGTGGGCGTGCCGCGGCGAGAGCAGGTGCGCGCCGAGCTGGCCACCGCACCCTCGGTGCTGCGCGCCGGGTGGTACCGCGTGGTGCTGCTGTACGACCGCTCTGCTGGCGCGGGGACCACCGGGGGCGACGCCTGCGCGGGCGCCCCCGGCTCGGTGGGCGGCGGGCGCACCGTGCGCGAGGGATACCGTATCCGGCTCCGCGACGCCTACGAGGCGCTCCCGGACCCGCCCACGCCGGGCGAGCTCGTGGACGGGCCTTCCGACCGGCCCGAGGACGAGGCGCCGGTGCTGCTGGGGCTGGTACAGTGGAACGGCCTGGACTCCTTCATCGGCTTCTCGCTGGTGGGCCGACGGTACGCGGGGGTGACGGCGCAGGCAGTGGCCTCGCCCGACGAACGCGCGCGCGTGGAACTGCGCGACGGCGCGGGGCGGCTGGCCGTGCGCGTGGCCGACCAAGCGCCGGTGGGAAAGACGGCGCCGTTCCACGACGTGTTCCGTGTGGACGACCGGGGCGGCGTGTGGGTACGCACCGGGATCGACGCGGGCCCCGAGGGCGTGCGTCTGCGCCGCGACCCGGACGGGCAGGAACAGAGCCTGTGGCAGGTGAAAATGTCCTCCACGCCCGACGGCTCGTCGTTCGGCAAGAAGCCGGGGAGCAAGCCGGGCGAAGAGGTGGAGGTGGGTGAGCCTCCGGAGTACGCGCCCGGCGAGCAGGAGATGCGGATCGTGTTCGAGCGTGCCGACGTCCCTCAGGGGCGCCGCCGCGTGGTGATCGGCCACGTGGACCGCAGCGACGGCGCATTCCTTCCCGCGGTGGTCGTGTACGACCGGCCCCCCAACGCGCAGCGCGACGGCGGTTCCACCGTGGAAGTATGGGGCGACCTCTTCGTCCGCGGCACGGCGTACCTGGCCGGGGCACAGCGCGTACCCCGCGGCGGCACTCCCAAGGGCGGCGGCGACGACGAGCTGGACGTGCTGTTGCGCCAGCTCGCGGGGCCGCTGGCGGGCGCCTTCCGCGCGTTCCTGCTGAGCGACCCCAAGTGGCTGAACGACCTCACCGCCATCCTTGCCGCCAGGGTGTCGAAGGACCAGGCGCTGGTGGACGCCTTCACCGCGGCGCTGCGCGGGAACGTCGCGTTCGTGTCGGCGATCGCGGCCGAGGCGGCCGACGACGTGGCGGCGGCCCTGAGCACCGACGCCGGGCTGCGCACCGCCGTCGCCACGCAGCTCGAGGGCGACCCGCCGTTCCTTGCGGCGCTGGTCACCTCGCTGGGCAGCAGTGCGCAGCTGGCCCAGGCGGTGGCCGCCCATCCGGCCGTGGCGCAGGCGCTGGCAGCCCTGCCCTCGTTCATCACCAGCGTGGCCAACGCCGTGGCGCTGCAGATCTCCACCGTCGCGACGCTGCGGGCCACGGTGACCACGGCGGTGGTGGCGCGCGTGGTCCAGGACGCGGCCACGGCCAACGACCTGGCCCAGGCCGTGGCGGCCCGGTTCACCGCCACGCCGGCGATCGCCAACACCGTCACCGACGCGGTGACGGCGCGGGTGGGCGCCGACCTGCCGCGCAGGACGGCGCTGCGCAACGCGCTGGGGATCTGACCACCCATGAGGGACGCCGTGGGCACGCTCCGCATCGCGCTTCCCGGCCGCCCGGCCGCGGACACCCGCGCGCTGGCAGCGCTGGTGGCGGCCGGCGCGGCCGCGGCGCCGGCCGCCACCGCCGCTGGCGGCCGCGTGGTGCTGGTGCGGCGCGCGCGCGTGGTGCTGGCCATCGCGGGCGCGTCTGCCGAGGCGCTCGCGGTACAGGCGGGGCGCGCGCTGGAGGGCGCCCTGCACGGCGCGCTCCGCCGTCCGCGGTCGGCGGACGACGTGCTCGTGTTCGCGTCCACCGCCGAGTACCTGGCGCACTTCGTGGAGGAGCTGGCCGGCGGACGCGGGGTGGACGTGTGGTACTTCCGCCCGCTGCTGGCGTGCCGCGGGCGCGGGCTGGGCGAGACGCTGGCCAGCCTGGCCCGCGCCGAGCCCGACGCGTGGCCCGGGGTGCTGCGCATCCTGCGGCGCCGCGGGCTGCTGGGCGGCCTCCTGGCGCGCCTCGGCGGCCCCGACCGCAACGTGCTGCGCGGCGTTCCCGCGCCGCCCCCGCGCCTGCTGGAGCACGCCGAGGGGTGGCCGCTCTTCGGGGCCGCGTGGGAGGCGGCCATGGCTGCGGTCGCGCCCCGGCCGGACGCCCCGTCCCCCGCCCCGTCCTCCGCCCCGTCCTCCGCCCCGTCCCCCGCCCCGCCGCCCGCGGACCGCCGGCCGCCGGCGCTCTCCGGGACGGCGGAGACGGCCTTCCGGCGCTACCTGGCCACGCATCCCGCCGCCCCGGAGAGCTGGGGCGACGTCGCCTCGCTCGGCGCGTGCGTGGCGGCCATGCTCGGCTGGCTGCTGGCTGGCGCCGCGGCGCCCCTCGACGTCCCCGCGGCCGAGGCGGCGCTCGCGGCGCATCCGTGGATCGACCCCGCGCCCGCACGCCGCGTCCTCCGCGCGCGCTCCGCCGTCGCGGAGAGCGCGGGGACGCGCCGCACGCCGTCCGGCCGCCTGCGACCCATCGACGCGGAAGACGACGCATCTCCCGACCGCGGTGCACCCTCGCGAGCGTACGGGGAGAGCCGTCCATCCCCACGCGACGCGTCCGCCGGTGGCCCGGAGGAGGCGGTCGCGCGGGGATCGTCATCCCCCGACGCCGTGGACGAGGGCGCCACGCCGGCGCCGCGCGGGCGCGCAACGGGCGGATCGATCAACCGCACGCAGGCGCTGCGCTACCTCCACGCCGCGCGGCTGCTCGCGTCGCCGTCCTCGCCCCCGGCCATCCTGGCGGCGTCGGCGGACGATCCGCTGCTGGAGTACGAGGACGAGGTGTGGACGATCGACGGCGCCGCCGCGCACCTCGCGTCCGCCGGTGCCGCGCCGGGCGTGGACCGGGTGATGGCGCTGCTGGAGGGAGACGGGCAGCCGCCGGGCACCGCGTCCACTGGCCCGCGCGACCGGGCGCTGCTCACCGTGACCGCCGCGGCGCGACAGCTGGACGACGCGGGGCGCCGCGAGCTGGCCGCCGCGCTGTCCAGGCTGGCGCGCGCGCGGCCGCCGCTGCTGGAGACGGACGCGGCGGGGCTCTTCTTCCTGGTCCGGCCGCTGGTGGACCTGGGTGTGCCCGGGCTGGCCTCGCGCGCGGGCATGGCGCCACCCGCGCTGCGCGCGCTGCTGCACGCGGCGGCCGTGTCGGCCGCGGGCGCGCCCCCGGGCGACCCCGCCGCCGGGCTGTTCGCGTGGGGCGGGCCGCGCGGCGAGTGGGCGCCCGAGCCGGCGCCGGCGGACGACGGTCCGCGCCGCGTGGAGCTCGCCGCGTCGCTGTGCGCGCAGGCCCGTCGGCACGGGCTGGCCCCGGGCGAGCCGGGGGAGGGGGACGACCTGCCGGGGCTGCTGGTCCGCGTGGCGTGCCTACAGCTGGTGCGGTGGGTGCGCGGCTTCGAGGGCAGCACGGTCGAGTTCACGCTGGTGCGCTTCGTCCGCCGCCCCGGCGCGGTGCACGTACCCGCGTCTGGCGCGCTGGAGGTGCGCTGGCCGGCCTCGGGATACGACGTGGTGCTGGAGCGCGCGGGGTACCTCGACCCGCTGGGCGCAGTCCCCTGGTGGGACCGCCGCGGCGTGCGGTGGGAGCAATGAGCGCGCTGGCCGAGGCCGCCGCGCGGCTGGAGGCGCTGCTCGCCGCGCTGCTCGCCGCGCGGCTGGGCGCGGAGCACGCCGACCCCGGCGTGCTCCCCGGCGCCGGGGGCGACGAGCAGGCGCTGGCCGCCGCGCGCGCCGCCGCCGCCGGCGCGCTCGGCGACCTGGAGCTGGCGCCGCTGGACGACGCGCTGGACGGGCTGGCCGAAGCCGCGGGGATGGACGACGCGGCCCGGCTGGTGCTGGCCGCCGCCCTGCTGGTGAACCTGGACGACCGGCTGTGCCGCGCGGTCGGGCTTCTCCACGACGACGTCAGCCGCACGCGCCCCAGCATGGGCCTGCTGGCGCGGATGCTCG encodes the following:
- a CDS encoding carboxypeptidase-like regulatory domain-containing protein, whose protein sequence is MSATASRSGGCGCGGAAGRTAGYGCDDTQPRQVMGGCTCAEPLRCGVPCLERPLFSAGQLLTADSLRLGQRYLHDRFALRRYLDGVGVVCGMHVRCDPERPGWIIVDAGYAVDACGGDLALCEPVGFDLCAAVNACPRPTLPCGDDVAPAQQVETGPLELGPVFPGTTQPGKLLAVLTGRVFDSTGAPLAGAVIHLDGFPFQAQTGTDGAYRLELEANRIFTVSATQPGYRVATRSAMLALNQITTADFPLVRPQPATPQPPADTTCVYVLRAEPVWEGCDPVPVVTRPGPADPRPECRPSREAASMRLCVQPLAEPNPEARAADRTDRFRRLGQPLFERLGTALEAGGKPAETVVDALLRWVRENPPRSVCGTATLLSELRRAIRGEPPKCDLPEWVRRNPGHALVEIVGHLVDDLREGFLALACHDCAPHPGVRLAHVVIDPRLAGCSGTGCHIAGIDTHPPAREALHPLGTWWRGDRVPLYDGYFRPVHDAAVLLTGRGLTVTPRDAAQAPYTPEMNYLVRGWFEESEGGGQLRRLGVYQQAELYAGYASRVVLWTVAGRVVCIETLTPGGENLPRFSCVEYLTGPLTMQAEPLRGEVSQEVSTPTEMEAAALRDRSSVLAEETAATAAGGGGVVMAPPTLLAALDPAPLEKLITGIGLKSEAEFFRQGIRTLTQLAAADYQNVHAALGGRFPLAPEMFAAMREQAREYMDGSRTVPWADLQLWAAAARARLDPVDGRTA